Proteins encoded in a region of the Streptomyces sp. PCS3-D2 genome:
- a CDS encoding putative leader peptide yields the protein MNGAGIALVSRRHVDLGRMSSAICPAC from the coding sequence ATGAATGGAGCTGGAATTGCCTTGGTGAGTCGGCGGCACGTCGACCTCGGCCGCATGTCCAGCGCCATCTGTCCGGCGTGCTGA
- a CDS encoding nitrite/sulfite reductase, translating to MAATPETPAPAAAAAARRKTGRHRGEGQWAVGHHTPLNGNEQFKKDDDGLNVRTRIETIYAHRGFDSIDPNDLRGRMRWWGLYTQRKPGIDGGKTAILEPEELDDKYFMLRVRIDGGRLTTEQLRVIGEISEEFARGTADLTDRQNVQYHWIRIEDVPEIWRRLEAVGLSTTEACGDTPRVILGSPVAGIAQDEIIDGTPAIDEIYRRIVGNKDFSNLPRKFKSAVSGSPLLDVAHEINDIAFVGVNHPEHGPGFDVWVGGGLSTNPKLGVRLGTWVSLDEVPDVYEGVISIFRDYGYRRLRTRARLKFLVADWGAARFRQVLEDEYLKRKLTDGPAPEQPSGQWRDHVGVHEQNDGKFYVGFAPRVGRVDGATLTKIADIAEQHGSGRLRTTAEQKMIVLDIEADKVDSVVEALEALDLRVKPSPFRRGTMACTGIEFCKLAIVETKARGASLIDELERRLPDFAEPLTININGCPNACARIQVADIGLKGQLVLDDDGNQVEGYQVHLGGALGLEAGFGRKVRGLKVTSAGLPDYVERVVTCYEEQREDGERFAAWVARADEKSLS from the coding sequence ATGGCCGCCACCCCCGAAACGCCCGCGCCCGCCGCCGCAGCCGCCGCGCGCCGCAAGACCGGCCGTCACCGCGGCGAGGGACAGTGGGCCGTCGGACACCACACGCCCCTCAACGGCAACGAGCAGTTCAAGAAGGACGACGACGGTCTCAATGTGCGGACACGCATTGAGACGATCTACGCCCACCGGGGCTTCGACTCCATCGACCCCAACGACCTGCGCGGCCGCATGCGCTGGTGGGGTCTCTACACCCAGCGCAAGCCCGGGATCGACGGCGGCAAGACCGCGATCCTGGAGCCGGAGGAGCTGGACGACAAGTACTTCATGCTGCGCGTCCGCATCGACGGCGGCCGGCTGACCACCGAGCAGCTGCGCGTCATCGGCGAGATCTCCGAGGAGTTCGCACGCGGCACCGCCGACCTCACCGACCGCCAGAACGTGCAGTACCACTGGATCCGGATCGAGGACGTCCCGGAGATCTGGCGCCGCCTGGAGGCCGTCGGCCTGTCCACCACCGAGGCCTGCGGTGACACGCCCCGCGTGATCCTCGGCTCGCCCGTCGCCGGCATCGCCCAGGACGAGATCATCGACGGCACGCCCGCCATCGACGAGATCTACCGCCGCATCGTGGGCAACAAGGACTTCTCCAACCTGCCCCGCAAGTTCAAGTCCGCCGTCTCCGGTTCGCCGCTCCTCGACGTGGCGCACGAGATCAACGACATCGCGTTCGTGGGCGTGAACCACCCCGAGCACGGTCCCGGCTTCGACGTCTGGGTCGGCGGGGGCCTCTCCACCAACCCCAAGCTCGGTGTGCGCCTGGGTACCTGGGTCTCGCTCGACGAGGTCCCGGACGTGTACGAGGGCGTCATCTCGATCTTCCGCGACTACGGCTACCGCCGGCTGCGCACCCGCGCCCGTCTGAAGTTCCTCGTGGCCGACTGGGGTGCGGCCAGGTTCCGCCAGGTCCTGGAGGACGAGTACCTGAAGCGGAAGCTGACCGACGGCCCCGCGCCCGAGCAGCCCTCCGGCCAGTGGCGCGACCACGTCGGGGTCCACGAGCAGAACGACGGCAAGTTCTACGTCGGCTTCGCGCCCCGCGTGGGCCGCGTGGACGGCGCCACCCTGACCAAGATCGCGGACATTGCGGAGCAGCACGGATCCGGCCGCCTGCGCACCACCGCCGAGCAGAAGATGATCGTGCTCGACATCGAGGCCGACAAGGTCGACTCGGTCGTCGAGGCGCTGGAGGCGCTGGACCTGCGGGTCAAGCCGTCCCCGTTCCGCCGCGGCACCATGGCCTGCACCGGCATCGAGTTCTGCAAGCTGGCCATCGTCGAGACCAAGGCGCGGGGCGCCTCGCTCATCGACGAGCTGGAGCGCCGCCTGCCGGACTTCGCCGAGCCGCTCACCATCAACATCAACGGCTGCCCGAACGCCTGCGCCCGCATCCAGGTCGCGGACATCGGTCTCAAGGGGCAGCTGGTCCTGGACGACGACGGCAACCAGGTGGAGGGCTACCAGGTCCACCTGGGCGGCGCCCTCGGCCTGGAGGCCGGCTTCGGCCGCAAGGTCCGCGGCCTCAAGGTCACCTCGGCCGGTCTGCCCGACTACGTCGAGCGGGTCGTCACGTGCTACGAGGAGCAGCGCGAGGACGGCGAGCGCTTCGCGGCCTGGGTCGCCCGCGCGGACGAGAAGAGCCTCTCGTGA
- a CDS encoding ketopantoate reductase family protein, protein MRYIIIGAGAVGATIGGRLAEAGGEVVLAARGAHAEALRVGGLRLTTADGSRVHRLPVVTGPDEMGELRPDDVLLLAVKTQDAVAALDAWGDAEVAGGGTAAQRLPVLCAQNGVESERLALRRFARVYGVCVWLPATFLEPGVVSALCTPLTGILHLGRAAGGTDALARAVAADLDRAGFEAPPVEDVMRWKYAKLLGNLGNAIQATTGPEPDPAKAALLLRAVREGKAAFGAAGIAYASDAEQSQARDGKVDQPPGVRGGSSWQSLARGTGSVEADYLNGEISLLGRLHGVPTPVNDVLRHAANIFAREGLPPGAMSVADLTALADEAAARA, encoded by the coding sequence ATGCGGTACATCATCATCGGCGCGGGCGCCGTCGGCGCCACCATCGGCGGACGGCTCGCGGAGGCGGGCGGCGAGGTCGTCCTCGCCGCCCGCGGCGCACACGCGGAGGCCCTGCGCGTCGGGGGGCTGCGCCTGACGACGGCGGACGGCAGCCGGGTGCACCGGCTGCCGGTGGTCACCGGACCGGACGAGATGGGCGAACTGCGCCCGGACGACGTGCTGTTGCTGGCGGTCAAGACCCAGGACGCGGTCGCGGCGCTCGACGCGTGGGGCGACGCCGAGGTCGCGGGCGGCGGCACGGCCGCACAGCGGCTCCCGGTGCTCTGCGCGCAGAACGGCGTGGAGAGCGAGCGGCTGGCGCTGCGGCGCTTCGCGCGCGTGTACGGGGTGTGCGTCTGGCTGCCCGCCACCTTCCTGGAGCCGGGAGTGGTCTCGGCGCTGTGCACCCCGCTGACCGGCATCCTGCACCTGGGCCGGGCCGCGGGCGGCACCGACGCGCTCGCCCGGGCGGTCGCGGCCGACCTCGACCGGGCAGGCTTCGAGGCGCCGCCCGTCGAGGACGTCATGCGCTGGAAGTACGCGAAGCTGCTGGGGAACCTGGGCAACGCGATCCAGGCGACGACCGGCCCGGAGCCCGACCCGGCGAAGGCGGCGCTGCTGCTGCGGGCCGTCCGCGAGGGGAAGGCCGCCTTCGGTGCCGCCGGCATCGCCTACGCCTCGGACGCGGAGCAGTCGCAGGCCCGCGACGGGAAGGTGGACCAGCCGCCGGGCGTGCGGGGCGGGTCCTCCTGGCAGAGCCTGGCGCGCGGCACGGGCTCGGTCGAGGCGGACTACCTCAACGGCGAGATCTCGCTGCTGGGCCGTCTGCACGGGGTGCCCACCCCGGTCAACGACGTCCTGCGGCACGCGGCGAACATCTTCGCCCGCGAGGGCCTGCCGCCGGGCGCGATGTCCGTCGCGGACCTGACGGCCCTGGCCGACGAGGCCGCCGCCCGGGCGTAG
- a CDS encoding sulfate adenylyltransferase subunit 1, translating to MTSTTDQVAGLDDLAATTLLRFATAGSVDDGKSTLVGRLLHDSKSVLTDQMEAVEAVSARRGQDAPDLALLTDGLRAEREQGITIDVAYRYFATARRRFILADTPGHVQYTRNMVTGASTADLAVVLVDARNGVIEQTRRHAAVAALLRVPHVVLAVNKMDLVGYAESVFATIAEEFTAYASDLGVPEITAIPISALAGDNVVEPSANMDWYGGPTVLEHLETVPVSHDLTACPARFPVQYVIRPQTPEHPDYRGYAGQIASGVLRVGEAVTVLPSGRTSVIEGIDALGEPVDIAWAPQSVTVRLKDDIDISRGDLIAPSANAPATTQDVVATVCHVADQPLAVGARVLIKHTTRTVKAIVKEIPSRLTLDDLSQHPDPGQLVANDIGRVVVRTAEPLALDAYADSRRTGSFLLIDPADGTTLAAGMAGESFASQAEAADAARDDDGWDF from the coding sequence ATGACCAGCACCACCGACCAGGTCGCCGGACTCGACGACCTCGCAGCGACCACCCTGCTGCGCTTCGCGACTGCCGGCTCCGTCGACGACGGCAAGTCCACCCTGGTGGGCCGCCTCCTACACGACTCCAAATCGGTCCTGACCGACCAGATGGAAGCCGTCGAGGCCGTCTCCGCCCGACGCGGCCAGGACGCCCCCGACCTCGCCCTCCTCACCGACGGCCTGCGCGCCGAACGCGAGCAGGGCATCACCATCGACGTCGCCTACCGCTACTTCGCCACCGCCCGCCGCCGGTTCATCCTCGCCGACACCCCCGGCCACGTGCAGTACACCCGGAACATGGTCACCGGCGCCTCCACCGCCGACCTCGCCGTCGTCCTCGTCGACGCCCGCAACGGCGTCATCGAGCAGACCCGCCGACACGCCGCCGTCGCCGCCCTCCTGCGCGTCCCCCACGTCGTCCTCGCCGTCAACAAGATGGACCTGGTCGGCTACGCCGAATCGGTCTTCGCCACGATCGCCGAGGAATTCACCGCCTACGCCTCGGACCTGGGCGTCCCGGAGATCACCGCGATCCCGATCTCGGCGCTCGCCGGCGACAACGTCGTGGAACCCTCCGCCAACATGGACTGGTACGGCGGCCCCACCGTGCTGGAGCACCTGGAGACCGTCCCGGTCAGCCACGACCTCACCGCCTGCCCGGCACGTTTCCCGGTGCAGTACGTGATCCGCCCGCAGACCCCCGAGCACCCCGACTACCGCGGCTACGCCGGGCAGATCGCCTCCGGCGTCCTGCGTGTCGGCGAGGCCGTCACGGTCCTGCCGTCCGGGCGCACCTCGGTCATCGAGGGCATCGACGCGCTGGGCGAGCCGGTGGACATCGCCTGGGCGCCGCAGTCGGTGACGGTGCGTCTGAAGGACGACATCGACATCTCGCGCGGCGATCTGATCGCACCGTCAGCCAACGCCCCGGCCACCACGCAGGACGTCGTGGCGACCGTCTGCCACGTGGCCGACCAGCCGCTGGCCGTCGGCGCCCGGGTGCTCATCAAGCACACGACCCGCACGGTCAAGGCGATCGTCAAGGAGATCCCCTCCCGGCTGACCCTGGACGACCTGTCCCAGCACCCGGACCCCGGACAGCTGGTGGCCAACGACATCGGGCGGGTCGTCGTCCGCACCGCCGAGCCCCTGGCGCTCGACGCGTACGCCGACTCCCGCCGCACCGGGTCCTTCCTGCTGATCGACCCGGCCGACGGGACCACCCTGGCGGCGGGCATGGCGGGCGAGTCCTTCGCCTCCCAGGCCGAGGCCGCCGACGCGGCCCGGGACGACGACGGTTGGGACTTCTAG
- a CDS encoding ABC transporter permease, whose product MASTDTKAKTDDLAGLEAGLDALDAVQTHRTPVREVLVRKALPPFLAVGLVLVLWQVLVSLKLTDETKLPAPSAVWDSLSDMWLKGTLLEVIWTSVSRGLLGFLLALAIGTPLGLIVARVKFVRAAIGPILQGLQSLPSVAWVPPAVLWFGLNDAMMFTVILLGAVPSIANGLVSGIDQVPPLFLRAGRTLGATGLRGAWHVVMPAALPGYVAGLKQGWAFSWRSLMAAEIIASSPDLGLGLGQLLENGRNNIDLPGVFLAIILILVVGIAIDLLIFSPLERYVLRSRGLLVRS is encoded by the coding sequence ATGGCCAGCACTGATACGAAGGCGAAGACGGACGACCTCGCGGGCCTGGAGGCCGGGCTCGACGCCCTGGACGCGGTCCAGACCCACCGAACGCCGGTCCGCGAGGTCCTCGTCAGGAAGGCCCTGCCGCCGTTCCTGGCGGTCGGCCTGGTCCTGGTGCTCTGGCAGGTCCTGGTCTCCCTGAAGCTCACCGACGAGACAAAGCTCCCCGCCCCCTCCGCGGTGTGGGACAGCCTGTCCGACATGTGGCTGAAGGGGACCCTGCTGGAGGTCATCTGGACCTCCGTGTCTCGTGGTCTGCTCGGCTTCCTGCTGGCCCTGGCCATCGGCACTCCACTCGGCCTGATCGTCGCCCGGGTGAAGTTCGTGCGCGCCGCGATCGGCCCGATCCTCCAGGGCCTGCAGTCCCTGCCGTCCGTGGCGTGGGTACCGCCTGCCGTGCTCTGGTTCGGCCTCAACGACGCCATGATGTTCACGGTCATCCTGCTGGGCGCCGTCCCGTCCATCGCCAACGGCCTCGTCTCCGGTATCGACCAGGTCCCGCCGCTGTTCCTGCGAGCCGGCCGCACGCTCGGTGCCACGGGCCTGCGCGGCGCCTGGCACGTGGTCATGCCGGCCGCGCTGCCGGGCTACGTGGCCGGCCTCAAGCAGGGCTGGGCGTTCTCCTGGCGCTCGCTGATGGCCGCCGAGATCATCGCCTCCTCCCCCGACCTCGGCCTGGGCCTGGGCCAGCTGCTGGAGAACGGCCGCAACAACATCGACCTGCCCGGGGTGTTCCTCGCGATCATCCTGATCCTCGTCGTCGGCATCGCCATCGACCTGCTGATCTTCAGCCCCCTGGAGCGGTACGTCCTGCGCAGCCGCGGCCTGCTGGTGAGGAGCTGA
- the cysD gene encoding sulfate adenylyltransferase subunit CysD produces the protein MTTTVAHVHEETDAPYALSHLDALESEAVHIFREVAGEFEKPVILFSGGKDSIVMLHLALKAFAPAPVPFALLHVDTGHNFPEVLDYRDRTVTEHGLRLHVASVQDYIDAGTLRERPDGTRNPLQTVPLTEAIHNLKFDAVFGGGRRDEEKARAKERVFSLRDEFSQWDPRRQRPELWQLYNGRHAPGEHVRVFPLSNWTELDVWQYIAREGIELPEIYFAHEREVFRRNGMWLTAGEWGGPKEDETTETRLIRYRTVGDMSCTGAVDSDATTLDAVIAEIAVSRLTERGATRADDKMSEAAMEDRKREGYF, from the coding sequence ATGACGACGACCGTCGCACACGTCCACGAGGAGACCGACGCGCCCTACGCGCTGTCGCACCTGGACGCCCTGGAGTCCGAGGCCGTGCACATCTTCCGGGAGGTGGCGGGTGAGTTCGAGAAGCCGGTGATCCTCTTCTCCGGCGGCAAGGACTCCATCGTCATGCTGCACCTGGCGCTGAAGGCGTTCGCGCCGGCACCGGTGCCCTTCGCGCTGCTGCACGTCGACACCGGCCACAACTTCCCCGAGGTGCTCGACTACCGCGACCGAACCGTCACCGAGCACGGACTGCGCCTGCACGTCGCGTCCGTCCAGGACTACATCGACGCCGGCACACTGCGCGAACGCCCCGACGGCACCCGCAACCCGCTACAGACCGTCCCGCTGACCGAGGCCATCCACAACCTGAAGTTCGATGCCGTCTTCGGCGGCGGCCGCCGCGACGAGGAGAAGGCCCGCGCCAAAGAACGCGTCTTCTCCCTGCGCGACGAGTTCTCCCAGTGGGACCCCCGCCGCCAGCGCCCCGAACTCTGGCAGCTCTACAACGGCCGGCACGCCCCCGGCGAACACGTCCGCGTCTTCCCGCTCTCGAACTGGACCGAGCTGGACGTGTGGCAGTACATCGCCCGCGAGGGCATCGAACTGCCCGAGATCTACTTCGCCCACGAGCGCGAGGTCTTCCGACGCAACGGCATGTGGCTGACCGCCGGCGAGTGGGGCGGACCCAAGGAAGACGAGACCACCGAAACCCGGCTCATCCGCTACCGCACCGTCGGCGACATGTCCTGCACCGGCGCCGTCGACTCCGACGCCACCACACTCGACGCCGTGATCGCCGAGATCGCCGTCTCCCGCCTCACCGAGCGGGGCGCGACCCGCGCCGACGACAAGATGTCCGAGGCCGCGATGGAAGACCGCAAGCGCGAAGGGTACTTCTAG
- the cysC gene encoding adenylyl-sulfate kinase: MSVSDQGATVWLTGLPSAGKTTIAYALAERLRAEGHRVEVLDGDEIREFLSAGLGFGREDRHTNVQRIGFVAELLASNGVKALVPVIAPFADSREAVRKRHAAAATEYLEVHVATPVEVCSERDVKGLYAKQAAGEITGLTGVDDPYEAPESPDLRIESHTQTVQESAAALHALLTERGLA, from the coding sequence ATGAGCGTGAGCGACCAGGGCGCCACCGTGTGGCTGACCGGGCTGCCGAGCGCGGGCAAGACCACCATCGCCTACGCGCTGGCCGAACGGCTGCGCGCCGAGGGTCACCGGGTGGAGGTGCTCGACGGGGACGAGATCCGCGAGTTCCTCTCCGCCGGCCTGGGCTTCGGTCGCGAGGACCGGCACACCAACGTGCAGCGGATCGGCTTCGTCGCCGAACTCCTCGCGAGCAACGGCGTCAAGGCACTGGTGCCGGTGATCGCGCCGTTCGCCGACAGCCGCGAGGCCGTCCGCAAGCGGCACGCGGCCGCGGCGACGGAGTACCTCGAAGTGCACGTGGCCACTCCGGTCGAGGTGTGCTCCGAGCGTGACGTGAAGGGCCTGTACGCCAAGCAGGCCGCGGGCGAGATCACCGGTCTGACCGGGGTCGACGACCCGTACGAGGCACCGGAGTCCCCGGACCTCCGTATCGAGTCGCACACGCAGACCGTGCAGGAGTCGGCTGCGGCCCTGCACGCGCTGCTCACCGAGAGGGGTCTGGCATGA
- a CDS encoding DUF4440 domain-containing protein: MSADEEGGSVAMAIAGEILLMSPGVRTSRTLTDPLLDPEFVEVGASGRRWDREAMLAALPDLEGGCAGGPRYEPAGLAGVELAPGLVHLTYETVIDGRRARRSSLWRLSEDGTGWRMYYHQATPVPGG, translated from the coding sequence ATGAGTGCTGATGAAGAGGGCGGCAGTGTGGCCATGGCGATCGCGGGCGAGATCCTGTTGATGAGCCCCGGCGTGCGGACGTCGAGGACGTTGACGGATCCGCTCCTCGATCCGGAGTTCGTCGAGGTGGGCGCCTCGGGCCGCAGGTGGGACAGGGAAGCGATGCTCGCGGCGCTGCCGGACCTGGAGGGCGGCTGCGCCGGCGGGCCGCGGTACGAGCCGGCCGGCCTGGCGGGCGTCGAACTGGCACCGGGGTTGGTGCACCTCACCTACGAGACCGTGATCGACGGGCGGCGGGCGCGCCGGAGTTCGCTCTGGCGGTTGTCCGAGGACGGGACCGGCTGGCGGATGTACTACCACCAGGCCACCCCGGTGCCGGGCGGGTGA
- a CDS encoding ABC transporter ATP-binding protein encodes MATTLAKAAEGTAHAAAHAARIEHVSKSFSGPAGAQLVLDDISLDVAPGEFVTLLGASGCGKSTLLNLVAGLDKPSAGAIETPGGRPALMFQEHALFPWLTAGKNIELALRLRGVARADRTAEAERLLELVRLGGAHGKRVHELSGGMRQRVALARALAQDSRLLLMDEPFAALDAITRDVLHGELTRIWQETGLSVLFVTHNVREAVRLAQRVVLLSSRPGRVAKEWTVDIPQPRRIEDADVAELSLEITEHLRGEIRRHGQH; translated from the coding sequence ATGGCCACGACACTCGCCAAGGCTGCCGAGGGCACCGCCCACGCGGCGGCGCACGCCGCCCGTATCGAGCACGTCTCGAAGTCCTTCTCCGGCCCGGCCGGAGCGCAGCTCGTCCTGGACGACATCAGCCTCGATGTCGCTCCCGGAGAGTTCGTCACCCTCCTGGGGGCGTCCGGCTGCGGAAAGTCCACCCTGCTCAACCTGGTGGCCGGCCTCGACAAGCCGTCCGCGGGAGCCATCGAGACCCCCGGCGGCCGCCCCGCGCTCATGTTCCAGGAGCACGCCCTCTTCCCGTGGCTGACCGCGGGCAAGAACATCGAACTCGCCCTGCGCCTGCGCGGGGTCGCCCGGGCCGACCGCACGGCCGAGGCCGAACGCCTGCTGGAGCTGGTCCGCCTCGGCGGCGCCCACGGCAAGCGCGTGCACGAGCTCTCCGGCGGCATGCGCCAGCGCGTCGCCCTGGCCCGAGCGCTCGCCCAGGACAGCCGCCTGCTCCTGATGGACGAACCGTTCGCGGCCCTCGACGCCATCACCCGCGACGTCCTCCACGGCGAACTCACCCGCATCTGGCAGGAGACGGGGCTGTCCGTCCTGTTCGTCACCCACAACGTGCGCGAAGCCGTCCGTCTCGCCCAGCGCGTGGTCCTGCTCTCCTCCCGCCCGGGACGGGTCGCGAAGGAATGGACCGTGGACATCCCGCAGCCGCGCCGCATCGAGGACGCGGACGTCGCGGAACTGTCCCTCGAGATCACTGAACACCTGCGTGGGGAGATCCGCCGCCATGGCCAGCACTGA
- a CDS encoding aliphatic sulfonate ABC transporter substrate-binding protein codes for MPAIRTTLRRGLAAAAALPFLIGALASCGYGSQAEDTGDDRANAAASNGRKLSASEVRIGYFPNLTHATALVGLQEGLIQQELGATRIKPQVFNAGPSEIEALNGGSLDIGFIGPSPSINAYVKSKGRNLRIISGSASGGVKLVVNPDKVKTLDDLRGKKIATPQKGNTQDVAFLNWISERGWTVDPESGKGDVSVVRTDNKVAPDAFRQGSVDGAWVPEPTASKLVSDGGSVLLDETDLWPEKKFVITNVIVSQKFLREHPDVVEAALAGTVKTNEWINANPEKAKASANAKLAADSGRGLDPKVIDPAWPSIEITDDPLASTLRTQSDWAVKAGLIEQPDLTGIYDLTLLNKVLKAAGKPEVPDAGLGAE; via the coding sequence GTGCCTGCCATCCGTACCACCCTGCGCCGCGGCCTCGCCGCGGCCGCCGCCCTGCCGTTCCTGATCGGCGCGCTCGCCTCCTGCGGCTACGGCTCCCAGGCGGAGGACACGGGCGACGACAGGGCGAACGCCGCCGCCTCCAACGGAAGGAAGCTGTCGGCTTCCGAGGTGCGCATCGGGTACTTCCCGAACCTCACCCACGCCACCGCGCTGGTCGGCCTCCAGGAAGGGCTGATCCAGCAGGAGCTCGGCGCCACCAGGATCAAGCCGCAGGTCTTCAACGCCGGCCCGTCCGAGATCGAGGCGCTCAACGGCGGTTCCCTCGACATCGGTTTCATCGGTCCCTCGCCGTCGATCAACGCCTACGTGAAGTCGAAGGGCCGGAACCTGCGGATCATCTCCGGGTCAGCGTCGGGTGGCGTGAAGCTGGTCGTGAACCCGGACAAGGTCAAGACCCTGGACGACCTCAGGGGCAAGAAGATCGCCACCCCGCAGAAGGGGAACACGCAGGACGTCGCGTTCCTCAACTGGATCTCCGAGAGGGGCTGGACGGTCGACCCGGAGTCCGGCAAGGGGGATGTCTCGGTCGTCCGCACGGACAACAAGGTGGCCCCGGACGCCTTCCGGCAGGGCTCCGTCGACGGCGCCTGGGTGCCCGAGCCGACGGCCTCCAAGCTGGTCTCCGACGGCGGCTCCGTCCTCCTCGACGAGACCGACCTGTGGCCCGAGAAGAAGTTCGTGATCACGAACGTCATCGTGTCGCAGAAGTTCCTCAGGGAGCACCCCGACGTGGTCGAGGCAGCGCTCGCCGGCACGGTGAAGACCAACGAGTGGATCAACGCCAACCCGGAGAAGGCGAAGGCATCCGCCAACGCCAAGCTGGCGGCGGACAGCGGCAGGGGGCTCGACCCGAAGGTCATCGATCCGGCCTGGCCGAGCATCGAGATCACCGACGATCCGCTCGCCTCGACGCTGAGGACCCAGTCGGATTGGGCGGTCAAGGCCGGCCTCATCGAGCAGCCCGACCTGACCGGCATCTACGACCTGACGCTCCTGAACAAGGTGCTCAAGGCCGCCGGCAAGCCCGAGGTCCCCGACGCCGGCCTCGGTGCCGAGTAA
- a CDS encoding phosphoadenylyl-sulfate reductase yields MTTTQDASLKNAALKSATLKELAEQAGRDLEDASALDILRWAVDTFGGKFAVTSSMEDAVVAHLASRVLPGVDVVFLDTGYHFEETIGTRDAVDAVMDVNVITLTPRQSVAEQDAEYGPKLHDRDPDLCCALRKVKPLEEGLTAYDAWATGLRRDESPTRANTPVVGWDEKRQKVKVSPIARWTQDDVDAYVAEHGVLTNPLLMDGYASVGCAPCTRRVAEGEDARSGRWAGRGKTECGLHG; encoded by the coding sequence ATGACCACCACTCAAGACGCCAGTCTCAAGAACGCGGCGCTGAAGTCGGCCACCCTCAAGGAGCTGGCCGAGCAGGCGGGCCGCGACCTGGAGGACGCCTCCGCGCTGGACATCCTGCGCTGGGCGGTCGACACCTTCGGCGGGAAGTTCGCCGTGACCTCCTCCATGGAGGACGCGGTCGTCGCCCACCTGGCCTCGCGGGTCCTCCCCGGCGTGGACGTGGTCTTCCTCGACACGGGCTACCACTTCGAGGAGACCATCGGCACCCGGGACGCGGTCGACGCGGTGATGGACGTCAACGTCATCACGCTGACCCCGCGGCAGAGCGTCGCCGAGCAGGACGCCGAGTACGGGCCGAAGCTGCACGACCGGGACCCCGACCTGTGCTGCGCGCTGCGCAAGGTCAAGCCGCTGGAAGAGGGCCTGACCGCGTACGACGCGTGGGCGACGGGCCTGCGCCGCGACGAGTCCCCGACCCGGGCGAACACCCCGGTGGTCGGCTGGGACGAGAAGCGGCAGAAGGTCAAGGTCTCGCCGATCGCCCGGTGGACGCAGGACGACGTGGACGCGTACGTGGCCGAGCACGGCGTACTCACCAACCCGCTGCTGATGGACGGCTACGCCTCCGTCGGCTGCGCCCCCTGCACCCGCCGCGTGGCGGAGGGCGAGGACGCGCGGTCCGGCCGCTGGGCCGGGCGGGGCAAGACCGAGTGCGGGCTGCACGGCTGA
- a CDS encoding sirohydrochlorin chelatase, translated as MASVLLVIAHGSRDPRHAATVHALTRRVRALRPGLRVETAFLDFNAPRVDQVLSALHAEGARDVVALPLLLTRAFHAKADIPAALSDALTRLPGLSVSVADVLGPSPLLVEALERRLSEAGLSPADRATTAVVLASAGSTDPEAIAVIAEIAREWRHTGWCAVRPAFASAALPRTEDAVRALRAEGFARVAVAPYVIAPGRLPDRIAAGAEAAGADVVADVLGAAPELARLLLRRYDAAAAAPARRPALTA; from the coding sequence GTGGCGTCCGTACTGCTGGTCATCGCCCACGGCAGCCGCGACCCACGGCACGCCGCGACCGTGCACGCCCTCACCCGGCGGGTGCGGGCGCTGCGCCCCGGACTGCGGGTGGAGACGGCCTTCCTGGACTTCAACGCCCCGCGGGTCGATCAGGTGCTGTCGGCGCTGCACGCCGAAGGCGCCCGCGACGTGGTGGCCCTGCCGCTGCTGCTGACCCGGGCCTTCCACGCGAAGGCCGACATCCCGGCGGCGCTGTCGGACGCGCTGACGCGTCTGCCGGGCCTGTCGGTCTCGGTGGCGGACGTCCTCGGCCCGTCGCCGCTGCTCGTCGAGGCTCTCGAACGCCGGTTGTCCGAAGCCGGCCTCTCCCCGGCGGACCGGGCCACCACCGCGGTGGTGCTCGCTTCCGCCGGCTCCACGGACCCGGAGGCGATCGCAGTGATCGCTGAAATCGCGCGGGAGTGGCGGCACACCGGTTGGTGCGCCGTGCGGCCTGCGTTCGCCTCCGCCGCTCTGCCCCGTACGGAGGACGCCGTACGGGCCCTGCGCGCCGAGGGCTTCGCCCGGGTCGCGGTGGCGCCGTACGTCATCGCCCCCGGCCGGCTCCCCGACCGCATCGCGGCCGGCGCCGAGGCCGCAGGCGCCGACGTGGTGGCCGACGTCCTGGGCGCCGCCCCGGAACTGGCGCGACTGCTGCTGCGCCGCTACGACGCGGCTGCCGCGGCGCCCGCGCGGCGACCGGCGCTGACGGCCTGA